One window from the genome of Mesoplodon densirostris isolate mMesDen1 chromosome 17, mMesDen1 primary haplotype, whole genome shotgun sequence encodes:
- the KCTD12 gene encoding BTB/POZ domain-containing protein KCTD12: MALADSTRGLPNGGGGGGSGSSSSSAEPPLFPDIVELNVGGQVYVTRRCTVVSVPDSLLWRMFTQQQPQELARDSKGRFFIDRDGFLFRYILDYLRDLQLVLPDYFPERSRLQREAEYFELPELVRRLGEPQQPGPGPPPPPHSRRGVQKEGSLGDELLPLGYAEPEQQEGASAGAPSPTLEVASRSPSGGAPGPLLTPSQSLDGSRRSGYITIGYRGSYTIGRDAQADAKFRRVARITVCGKTSLAKEVFGDTLNESRDPDRPPERYTSRYYLKFNFLEQAFDKLSESGFHMVACSSTGTCAFASSTDQNEDKIWTSYTEYVFCRE, from the coding sequence ATGGCTCTGGCGGACAGCACTCGTGGACTACCCAACGGgggtggtggcggcggcagcggctCCTCGTCGTCCTCGGCTGAGCCGCCGCTTTTTCCCGACATCGTGGAGCTGAACGTGGGGGGCCAGGTGTATGTGACCCGGCGCTGCACGGTGGTGTCGGTTCCCGACTCGTTGCTCTGGCGCATGTTCACGCAGCAGCAGCCGCAGGAGCTGGCCCGGGACAGCAAAGGCCGCTTCTTTATAGACCGAGACGGCTTCCTCTTCCGCTACATCTTGGATTACCTGCGGGACTTGCAGCTCGTGCTGCCTGACTACTTCCCCGAGCGCAGCCGACTGCAGCGCGAGGCCGAGTACTTCGAGCTGCCGGAGCTCGTGCGCCGCCTCGGGGAGCCCCAGCAGCCCGGAcccgggccgccgccgccgccgcactcGCGGCGCGGGGTGCAGAAGGAGGGGTCGCTGGGCGACGAGCTGCTGCCGCTCGGCTACGCGGAGCCTGAGCAGCAGGAGGGCGCCTCGGCTGGGGCGCCGTCGCCCACCCTGGAGGTGGCTAGCCGCAGCCCGTCGGGGGGCGCGCCCGGCCCGCTGCTCACGCCGTCCCAGTCGTTGGACGGCAGCCGACGCTCGGGCTACATCACCATCGGCTACCGCGGTTCCTACACCATTGGGCGCGACGCTCAGGCGGACGCCAAGTTCCGGCGAGTGGCGCGCATCACCGTGTGCGGCAAGACATCGCTGGCCAAGGAAGTGTTCGGGGACACCCTGAACGAGAGCCGGGACCCCGACCGGCCTCCGGAGCGCTACACCTCGCGCTATTACCTCAAGTTCAACTTCCTGGAGCAGGCCTTCGACAAGCTGTCCGAGTCGGGCTTCCACATGGTGGCGTGCAGTTCCACGGGCACCTGCGCCTTCGCCAGCAGCACCGACCAGAACGAGGACAAGATCTGGACCAGCTACACCGAGTACGTCTTCTGCAGGGAGTGA